A region from the Triticum urartu cultivar G1812 chromosome 1, Tu2.1, whole genome shotgun sequence genome encodes:
- the LOC125551264 gene encoding uncharacterized protein LOC125551264 isoform X2 codes for MNQAPLSAGPWRQNRARAVSPVTGGCFAFVDRLRCCCCSYGLPVTRPARAGAGWAPSSRPPRLLQHRLERSSSMLPSRLLEQGSQRESPHGTQLERPALELTASGNLSVGLVLLCLEHPLLATVHLLVVPVRQALMLILGSLSVSCLLQAKEDEWGSRNWAAAAALTEGEHACPAHMAPPPCLRSCSSSRPGSVPPTPFMCSPPSFCTRSDRERRSSIQPKKILKRFFFNSPRTTG; via the exons ATGAACCAAGCACCACTCTCTGCTGGACCGTGGCGGCAGAATCGAGCACGG GCCGTCTCGCCCGTGACCGGTGGCTGCTTCGCGTTCGTCGACAGATTGCGATGCTGCTGCTGCTCGTATGGGCTCCCGGTGACCAGGCCAGCACGCGCTGGGGCTGGCTGGGCTCCTAGCAGCCGGCCTCCCCGCCTCCTCCAACATCGCCTGGAGAGGAGCTCCTCCATGCTTCCGAGCCGCCTCCTCGAGCAGGGCAGCCAGAG GGAGTCGCCACATGGAACACAACTGGAACGCCCCGCCTTGGAGCTCACTGCCTCCGGCAACCTCTCTGTCGGCCTCGTGCTCCTCTGTCTCGAGCACCCCCTCCTGGCCACCGTCCATCTCTTGGTGGTGCCTGTTAGGCAGGCGTTGATGCTTATCCTCGGCTCTCTCTCTGTCAGCTGTCTCCTTCAGGCCAAGGAGGATGAGTGGGGCTCTCGCAACTGGGCCGCTGCGGCCGCGTTAACTGAGGGCGAGCACGCGTGTCCGGCGCATATGGCCCCTCCTCCGTGCCTCCGCTCCTGCTCCTCCTCTCGCCCGGGCAGCGTCCCGCCCACGCCCTTCATGTGCTCGCCGCCATCGTTCTGCACCCGATCGGATCGGGAGCGCCGTAGCTCGATACAGCCCAAAAAGATCTTGAAACGTTTTTTCTTTAACTCACCGAGGACTACGGGTTAA
- the LOC125551264 gene encoding uncharacterized protein LOC125551264 isoform X1: MNQAPLSAGPWRQNRARVRAAVSPVTGGCFAFVDRLRCCCCSYGLPVTRPARAGAGWAPSSRPPRLLQHRLERSSSMLPSRLLEQGSQRESPHGTQLERPALELTASGNLSVGLVLLCLEHPLLATVHLLVVPVRQALMLILGSLSVSCLLQAKEDEWGSRNWAAAAALTEGEHACPAHMAPPPCLRSCSSSRPGSVPPTPFMCSPPSFCTRSDRERRSSIQPKKILKRFFFNSPRTTG, encoded by the exons ATGAACCAAGCACCACTCTCTGCTGGACCGTGGCGGCAGAATCGAGCACGGGTGCGCGCG GCCGTCTCGCCCGTGACCGGTGGCTGCTTCGCGTTCGTCGACAGATTGCGATGCTGCTGCTGCTCGTATGGGCTCCCGGTGACCAGGCCAGCACGCGCTGGGGCTGGCTGGGCTCCTAGCAGCCGGCCTCCCCGCCTCCTCCAACATCGCCTGGAGAGGAGCTCCTCCATGCTTCCGAGCCGCCTCCTCGAGCAGGGCAGCCAGAG GGAGTCGCCACATGGAACACAACTGGAACGCCCCGCCTTGGAGCTCACTGCCTCCGGCAACCTCTCTGTCGGCCTCGTGCTCCTCTGTCTCGAGCACCCCCTCCTGGCCACCGTCCATCTCTTGGTGGTGCCTGTTAGGCAGGCGTTGATGCTTATCCTCGGCTCTCTCTCTGTCAGCTGTCTCCTTCAGGCCAAGGAGGATGAGTGGGGCTCTCGCAACTGGGCCGCTGCGGCCGCGTTAACTGAGGGCGAGCACGCGTGTCCGGCGCATATGGCCCCTCCTCCGTGCCTCCGCTCCTGCTCCTCCTCTCGCCCGGGCAGCGTCCCGCCCACGCCCTTCATGTGCTCGCCGCCATCGTTCTGCACCCGATCGGATCGGGAGCGCCGTAGCTCGATACAGCCCAAAAAGATCTTGAAACGTTTTTTCTTTAACTCACCGAGGACTACGGGTTAA